The Kribbella shirazensis genomic interval CGACATCACCGGCGCGATCCTGGCGACCGTCGGCCTGGCCGGTTTCACGTACGGCCTGATCAGCGCCGGCGAGCACGGTTTCGGCGACGCGATGGTTCTGGTCAGCCTGGCGATCGGCGTGGTCACGTTCCTCGGGTTCGTCCTGGTGGAGATGCGCAGCTCGCACCCGATGCTGCCGTTGAGCGTCTTCGCCAACCTGCGCTTCACCGGCGCGAATCTGGTCACCGTCGTCGTGTACGGCGCCCTCGGCACGGCGACGTTCCTGGTGGTCGTGTACCTCCAGACCGCGCTGGGCTACTCCGCCCTCTGGGCGGGGGCGTCGCTGCTGCCGATGACCTTGCTGATGCTCGCCCTGTCCGGGTACGCCGGCGGGTTGTCGGACCGGATCGGCGCACGCATCCCGATGACCGTCGGGCCAGTGCTGATGGCCGGTGGACTCCTGCTGATGCTGCGGATCGACACCGGATCGAACTACTTCACCGCCGTACTGCCGGCGGTCGTGCTGCTCGGGCTCGGGCTGGTCGCGACCGTGGCGCCGCTGACCGCGACTGTGCTGTCGTCGGTCGAGGACCACCACGCCGGGATCGCGTCCGGGGTGAACAACGCGGTCGCCCGGTCGGCGCAGCTGATGGCGGTCGCGGCGATCCCGATGGCGGCCGGCATCACCGGCGACTCGTACCGCGATCCCGTTGCCTTCCACAACGGATTCGGGAAGGCGTTGTGGATCTCGGCCGTGCTCGCCGCGGCCGGCGGCGTGATCGCCTGGGTCACCCTCGGCGAGCGCGGCATCTCGCGCCGGCAGCCCGTCCACCATCACCGGCACTGCGCTCTCGAGGCCCCGCCGTACGCCGACAGCCGGACGCCGAGCTGATTTGTCGACTTATCGCTGCATGTAGTGCTTGCGGCTGTCCGGGTCCAGGCGTTCGATGGCGTAGCGGAGCATGGTGCGCGGCATCCGGGTCGCGTACTGGTCGAGGAAGGTGCGGAGCTCGTCCTCGGAGACTCGTTTGCCCGCCTCGCGGAGCATCCAGCCGGAGGCCTTGTGGATGAGGTCCTCGCGGTCGTCGAGGACCTCGACGGACAGTTCGTAGATGTCGGCGGTCTGGCCGCGGTTGATCAGG includes:
- a CDS encoding DHA2 family efflux MFS transporter permease subunit, with protein sequence MTDERIALGTARGRWVLAATALGSGMAFLDGTVVNVALPVMGEDLGADMAGLQWIVNGYMLMLASLVLLSGSLGDRLGRRRTFVAGVVWFAVASVVCAFAPNLEVMIAGRVLQGIGGALLTPGSLAILQTTFQHSDRGKAVGAWSGLTSVAAAVGPFVGGTLVDSGYWQLIFLINVPLALLTVLVTLRHVPETRDEEAGGRLDITGAILATVGLAGFTYGLISAGEHGFGDAMVLVSLAIGVVTFLGFVLVEMRSSHPMLPLSVFANLRFTGANLVTVVVYGALGTATFLVVVYLQTALGYSALWAGASLLPMTLLMLALSGYAGGLSDRIGARIPMTVGPVLMAGGLLLMLRIDTGSNYFTAVLPAVVLLGLGLVATVAPLTATVLSSVEDHHAGIASGVNNAVARSAQLMAVAAIPMAAGITGDSYRDPVAFHNGFGKALWISAVLAAAGGVIAWVTLGERGISRRQPVHHHRHCALEAPPYADSRTPS